In Prochlorococcus marinus XMU1404, the following proteins share a genomic window:
- the sufB gene encoding Fe-S cluster assembly protein SufB, producing the protein MVNENLVKDVVKEPYKYGFVTDIETEKIAKGLNEDIIKLISQKKGEPKYLLDFRLKAFKKWEKMDEPDWAGLGYKQIDYQDIIYYSAPKQKEKISSLDEVDPKLLETFDKLGIPLTEQKKLTNVAVDAVFDSVSIATTFREELAEHGVIFCSISEAVKNHSDLIEKYLGTVVPASDNYFAALNSAVFSDGSFVYIPKGVTCPMDLSSYFRINSGDSGQFERTLIIAEESSSVSYLEGCTAPMFDTNTLHAAVVELIALDDASIKYSTVQNWYAGDEEGVGGIFNFVTKRGKCLGKRSKISWSQVETGSAITWKYPSCLLLGEESVGEFYSVALTNNLQQADTGTKMIHIGPKTKSTIVSKGISAGNSINSYRGLVKMGTKAAGSRNYSQCDSMLIGDQASANTFPYIKSQQPNSEIEHEASTCRISEDQLFYLQSRGIEFEEAVSMMVSGFCRDVFNQLPMEFAAEADKLLALKLEGSVG; encoded by the coding sequence ATGGTCAACGAAAATTTAGTTAAAGATGTTGTAAAAGAGCCTTATAAATATGGTTTCGTTACGGATATTGAAACTGAAAAAATAGCAAAAGGACTAAATGAAGACATCATAAAATTAATTTCACAGAAAAAAGGAGAGCCAAAATATCTCCTTGATTTTAGATTAAAAGCCTTTAAAAAATGGGAAAAGATGGATGAACCAGATTGGGCAGGATTGGGATACAAACAAATCGATTATCAAGATATTATTTATTATTCTGCTCCCAAACAAAAAGAGAAGATTTCTAGTTTAGATGAAGTTGATCCCAAACTTCTTGAGACTTTCGACAAATTGGGGATACCTCTTACTGAGCAGAAAAAACTCACAAATGTAGCGGTAGATGCTGTCTTTGATAGTGTTTCTATAGCTACAACATTTAGAGAGGAACTGGCTGAACATGGAGTTATATTTTGCTCAATCAGTGAAGCAGTAAAAAATCACTCTGATTTAATTGAGAAATATTTAGGTACAGTAGTCCCAGCCAGTGATAATTATTTTGCAGCACTAAATTCTGCTGTTTTTAGTGATGGTTCTTTTGTTTATATCCCAAAAGGTGTTACATGTCCTATGGACCTATCTTCTTACTTCAGAATTAATAGTGGAGATTCTGGACAATTCGAGAGAACACTCATAATTGCCGAAGAATCTAGTTCTGTAAGTTATCTAGAAGGCTGTACAGCACCAATGTTTGATACAAATACCCTACATGCCGCAGTTGTGGAACTCATAGCCCTAGACGATGCCTCAATAAAATATTCAACAGTGCAAAATTGGTATGCTGGTGATGAAGAAGGTGTTGGCGGAATTTTCAATTTTGTCACCAAGAGAGGAAAATGTTTAGGCAAGAGAAGTAAAATTAGCTGGTCTCAAGTTGAAACAGGGTCTGCTATTACATGGAAATATCCTAGCTGTCTCCTTTTAGGGGAAGAATCTGTAGGGGAATTTTATTCAGTAGCACTCACCAATAATCTTCAGCAAGCAGATACCGGCACAAAAATGATCCATATTGGCCCCAAAACCAAATCAACTATTGTTAGCAAAGGTATTAGTGCAGGTAATTCAATCAATAGCTATAGAGGGCTTGTCAAAATGGGAACAAAAGCTGCAGGATCAAGAAATTACAGTCAATGTGATTCAATGTTAATAGGGGATCAAGCTTCTGCAAATACATTCCCTTATATCAAATCTCAACAACCCAACTCTGAAATTGAGCATGAAGCAAGCACATGTAGAATCTCTGAAGATCAACTTTTTTATCTCCAAAGCAGAGGTATAGAATTTGAGGAGGCGGTATCTATGATGGTCAGTGGTTTTTGCAGAGATGTATTTAATCAATTACCTATGGAATTTGCTGCCGAAGCTGATAAGTTACTGGCACTTAAACTAGAGGGATCAGTAGGTTAA
- a CDS encoding DUF4912 domain-containing protein: MPEGIMYKDQLLSLTLRQLRQEASKLSVPLYSRKTKAVLVDLILKYQEKSLKKINISSPEPESEKTFESNTFNSTEEVKTNVVFLPRDPDWAYVFWQISDADREKAQSLGANKLCIRLFDASGSEGSNLNQGTLREIAVDSYSTEWYLPIPLADRDYKVELGYKYGFNWMSLAFSSISHVPGSHPSEQILDKFVPFNLDSTFESIPDISNPVISEQNGMHERLYQAATNIPLRRNVGSEEFMENVNSTNLNDNLTDSGAGKWSSGLNDSGSGIVKNRSFWLVADAELIVYGATEPSAKLTIGGEDVPLAADGTFRIQVPFRDGTQKYDIKAFDVSGEQEKSISMKFDRTTPLDDTNEKDNAETEWF; the protein is encoded by the coding sequence GTGCCTGAAGGGATCATGTATAAAGATCAATTACTCTCACTTACCCTCAGACAATTACGTCAAGAAGCAAGTAAATTATCAGTTCCGCTTTACAGCCGTAAAACAAAGGCTGTCTTAGTTGACTTAATACTTAAATACCAGGAAAAATCTTTAAAGAAAATAAATATCAGTTCACCAGAACCAGAATCTGAAAAAACTTTTGAGTCCAATACTTTTAATAGTACTGAAGAAGTTAAAACAAATGTTGTATTTCTACCTCGAGATCCAGATTGGGCTTATGTTTTTTGGCAAATTTCTGATGCAGATAGAGAAAAAGCACAATCTTTGGGAGCCAATAAATTATGTATACGTTTATTTGATGCATCTGGTTCTGAAGGAAGCAACTTGAATCAAGGAACATTAAGGGAGATAGCAGTTGATAGTTACAGTACTGAGTGGTACTTGCCAATTCCACTTGCAGATAGAGACTACAAAGTTGAATTAGGTTATAAATATGGTTTTAACTGGATGTCATTGGCATTTTCTTCTATAAGCCACGTTCCTGGCTCTCATCCCTCTGAGCAAATTCTTGATAAATTTGTACCTTTTAATTTGGATTCTACTTTTGAGTCTATCCCTGATATTTCAAATCCTGTTATTTCAGAACAAAATGGTATGCATGAAAGGTTATACCAGGCAGCAACTAACATTCCTCTCAGAAGAAATGTTGGTTCTGAAGAGTTTATGGAAAATGTAAATTCAACAAACCTTAATGATAATCTTACAGACTCAGGAGCCGGTAAATGGTCATCAGGTTTAAATGATTCTGGAAGCGGAATTGTTAAAAATAGATCTTTTTGGCTCGTTGCTGATGCTGAATTAATTGTTTATGGAGCTACAGAGCCTTCTGCAAAACTGACAATAGGTGGAGAAGATGTACCCCTAGCTGCCGATGGTACTTTTAGAATCCAAGTGCCATTTAGAGACGGGACTCAAAAATATGATATTAAAGCTTTTGATGTATCTGGTGAGCAAGAAAAAAGTATATCAATGAAATTTGATAGAACTACACCACTTGACGATACTAATGAAAAAGATAATGCTGAGACTGAATGGTTTTAA
- a CDS encoding alpha-D-glucose phosphate-specific phosphoglucomutase, giving the protein MTQVNVININSPFLDQKPGTSGLRKSTLKFQEEHYLEIFIEAILQSLELLKGSTLVVGGDGRYGNIEAIEKIVQICIAHKVQKIIVPKYGLLSTPATSHLIRKENAIGGIILSASHNPGGIDGDFGVKLNISNGGPAPEIITNKIFKASQLLTSYKICKIQLPDFSKYGTYSYDETTLEIIDGLKDYSNLMEKIFDFDQISDFLKKDFSLIFDAMNAVTGPYAKNIFVEKMGLAHDCVMNGNPLKDFGGLHPDPNLTYASHLADLLLNKKSYSFGAACDGDGDRNMILGSGCFVNPSDSLAVITANTKCVPGYKNGITGVARSMPTSSAVDNVARALNIPCFETPTGWKFFGNLLDSNLITLCGEESFGTGSNHVREKDGLWAVLYWLQVLAEKKCSVSDLMQNHWKQFGRNYYSRHDYEAIPSNIANQIFGNLTSMLENLNGNSFAGHLVKVADNFSYLDPVDNSISENQGLRLVLDDNSRVIVRLSGTGTKGATLRLYFEKFFNSQQNLSLNPQIALKPLINDLDALLNISKLTQMETPTVIT; this is encoded by the coding sequence ATGACTCAAGTTAATGTAATTAATATCAATTCTCCTTTTCTAGATCAAAAACCAGGAACTTCTGGTTTAAGAAAAAGTACTTTAAAGTTTCAGGAAGAACATTATCTAGAAATTTTTATTGAAGCAATCTTACAATCATTGGAACTTTTAAAAGGTTCAACATTAGTAGTTGGTGGTGATGGCAGATATGGGAATATTGAAGCAATAGAAAAAATTGTCCAAATATGTATTGCTCATAAAGTTCAAAAGATTATTGTTCCAAAATACGGTTTACTATCTACTCCTGCGACATCACATTTAATTAGAAAAGAAAACGCTATTGGTGGAATTATTCTTTCTGCAAGCCATAATCCTGGTGGGATTGATGGCGACTTTGGAGTTAAATTGAATATCTCTAATGGTGGTCCAGCACCTGAAATAATTACTAATAAGATTTTCAAGGCTTCACAATTACTAACTAGTTATAAAATTTGTAAAATTCAATTACCTGATTTTAGTAAATATGGAACTTATTCTTACGATGAAACTACCTTAGAAATTATTGATGGATTAAAAGACTATTCTAATTTGATGGAGAAAATTTTTGATTTTGATCAAATTAGTGATTTCTTAAAAAAAGATTTTTCGTTAATCTTTGATGCAATGAATGCGGTTACAGGCCCATATGCAAAAAATATTTTTGTTGAAAAAATGGGTCTTGCGCATGATTGTGTCATGAATGGTAACCCGTTAAAAGATTTTGGGGGTTTACATCCTGATCCTAATCTTACTTACGCATCCCATTTGGCTGATTTGTTATTAAATAAAAAATCTTATAGTTTTGGTGCTGCATGCGATGGTGATGGAGATAGGAATATGATTTTAGGAAGTGGATGTTTTGTAAACCCTAGTGATAGTCTTGCAGTTATCACTGCTAACACAAAATGTGTCCCTGGTTATAAAAATGGTATTACAGGCGTGGCACGATCCATGCCAACCAGCTCAGCGGTTGATAATGTTGCTCGAGCATTAAATATACCTTGTTTCGAGACACCTACTGGCTGGAAGTTTTTTGGAAATCTTTTAGATTCTAATTTAATTACTTTATGTGGAGAAGAAAGTTTCGGAACAGGTAGCAATCATGTGAGAGAGAAAGATGGACTATGGGCAGTTTTGTATTGGTTACAAGTTTTAGCTGAGAAAAAATGTTCGGTAAGTGATTTGATGCAGAATCATTGGAAACAATTTGGAAGGAATTATTATTCAAGACATGATTATGAGGCAATTCCCTCAAATATTGCTAATCAAATCTTTGGGAATCTAACTTCTATGCTCGAAAATTTAAATGGAAATAGTTTTGCTGGCCATTTAGTTAAAGTTGCAGATAACTTTTCATATTTAGATCCCGTTGATAATTCCATAAGTGAAAATCAAGGTTTAAGATTGGTGCTTGATGATAATTCTCGAGTAATTGTTCGCCTTTCTGGAACTGGAACAAAAGGTGCAACATTAAGACTTTACTTTGAGAAATTTTTCAATTCTCAACAGAATCTTTCGTTAAATCCACAGATCGCTTTGAAACCTCTAATAAATGATTTAGATGCTTTATTAAATATTTCAAAACTTACTCAAATGGAAACTCCTACAGTAATTACATAG